A stretch of Saccharothrix texasensis DNA encodes these proteins:
- a CDS encoding DUF2207 domain-containing protein: protein MSKNWGAAALCAVALCTGAGSAAAQPSDTAGLPGTVGADVRLKLERDGRLTVTEVVTVPDGRTATRVVPLRVPVSADRDRVFQVDDVAVEGGGTATASDDELTIALRAGTSTVKYSVVGAVAKIGDTLELRWQPASGWDVPLDSVKASVITPDAPRSVNCLAGEPGTSKPCTSADLGDGRGVRVTEIGLAAGERVDVTVGLQEGAAPANARVEESSGLAAAFALTPLTGIGLGGLVVLLLCGGLLLWYLRGRDARALAGEVGPVNVLVTDGAGRVAFASPDGVLPGQVGTVVDEHVDVVDVTATIVDLAVRNYLWIEEVDGHDWRFVRRNPADPALSGYERAVYETLLPDGVDAVSLAELRGRRIDLSRVRDALYADVVAKNWFTRRPDAERNLWWWAGVGVAVLGAALTVALALAGGAALFGLVVLVAGVALAVGARTMPARTKRGSVLLEHVRGLRGYLHTATPQDIPESDREMVFSRSLPYAVVLGETERWLAAFAGARPGLYWFGEAEQGGDLRRFAQRFPSFLGAVDGVLAQAGHLRSLRG, encoded by the coding sequence GTGTCGAAAAACTGGGGAGCGGCGGCCCTCTGCGCGGTCGCGCTGTGCACGGGCGCCGGCTCGGCCGCGGCGCAGCCGAGCGACACGGCCGGGCTGCCCGGGACGGTCGGCGCGGACGTGCGGCTCAAGCTGGAGCGCGACGGCAGGCTGACCGTGACCGAGGTGGTCACCGTCCCCGACGGCCGGACCGCCACGAGGGTCGTCCCGCTGCGCGTGCCGGTCTCCGCCGATCGCGACCGGGTGTTCCAGGTCGACGACGTGGCGGTGGAGGGCGGGGGCACCGCTACAGCATCGGACGACGAGCTGACGATCGCACTCCGGGCGGGCACGTCCACGGTCAAGTACTCCGTGGTCGGGGCTGTCGCCAAGATCGGTGACACGCTGGAGCTGCGCTGGCAGCCCGCGAGCGGCTGGGACGTCCCGCTCGACTCCGTGAAGGCCTCCGTGATCACGCCGGACGCGCCGCGGTCGGTGAACTGCCTGGCCGGCGAGCCGGGCACGTCGAAGCCGTGCACCAGCGCGGACCTGGGCGACGGGCGCGGCGTGCGGGTGACCGAGATCGGCCTGGCGGCCGGCGAGCGGGTCGACGTGACGGTCGGCTTGCAGGAGGGCGCGGCCCCCGCCAACGCGCGGGTGGAGGAGTCGTCGGGGCTCGCGGCGGCGTTCGCGTTGACCCCCCTCACCGGCATCGGGCTCGGTGGGCTGGTGGTGCTGCTGCTGTGCGGCGGGTTGTTGTTGTGGTACCTCCGCGGCCGTGACGCGCGGGCGTTGGCCGGCGAGGTCGGGCCGGTGAACGTGCTGGTCACCGACGGCGCCGGGCGGGTGGCGTTCGCCTCGCCGGACGGCGTGCTGCCCGGCCAGGTGGGCACGGTGGTGGACGAGCACGTGGACGTGGTCGACGTGACCGCGACGATCGTGGACCTCGCGGTGCGCAACTACTTGTGGATCGAGGAGGTCGACGGGCACGACTGGCGGTTCGTGCGGCGCAACCCGGCCGACCCGGCGCTGTCCGGGTACGAACGCGCGGTGTACGAGACCTTGCTGCCCGACGGGGTGGACGCGGTGTCGCTGGCGGAGCTGCGGGGCAGGCGGATCGACCTGTCGCGGGTGCGGGACGCGCTGTACGCGGACGTGGTGGCGAAGAACTGGTTCACGCGCCGGCCGGACGCCGAGCGCAACCTGTGGTGGTGGGCCGGTGTCGGGGTCGCCGTGCTGGGCGCGGCGCTGACGGTGGCGCTGGCCCTGGCCGGCGGTGCGGCGTTGTTCGGGCTGGTGGTCCTGGTGGCCGGGGTGGCGTTGGCGGTGGGCGCGCGCACGATGCCCGCCCGGACCAAGCGCGGCAGCGTCTTGTTGGAGCACGTGCGCGGGTTGCGCGGTTATCTGCACACGGCGACGCCGCAGGACATCCCGGAGTCCGATCGGGAGATGGTGTTCTCGCGGTCGCTGCCGTACGCGGTGGTGCTGGGGGAGACGGAGCGGTGGCTGGCCGCGTTCGCCGGCGCCCGGCCGGGGCTGTACTGGTTCGGCGAGGCGGAGCAGGGCGGCGACCTGCGGCGGTTCGCGCAGCGGTTCCCGTCGTTCCTGGGCGCGGTGGACGGTGTGCTGGCGCAGGCGGGTCACCTGCGGTCGCTGCGGGGCTGA
- a CDS encoding neutral zinc metallopeptidase, with translation MPAPLHHQQPQQPQQWPAQQPPPGPPSWPGQPPVMPPPMAAPQQHPMSPQQHPAGPPQLPPMAPPQPPPAAWGPPPGPPPGWGPAPMPYPPLPRQKSKGPLVAVLVVGFLVLSVAAIGIIAANRGSKSTSDSANAGYDSYTYTPEPTTTTTTTTSETETSSRRSASTSTPKAGPKAVIALGDNPIHAAGLGAFNIDGCALPAMDYSPAGQDRFLRASLPCIESMWKPSFERANLPYQPVELVMVTSQITNTCGSMGPDRTAMYCDGTIYWTPNHYANEQGSANPNHPGKYLGQLAHEYGHHIQWLSGILRASSQAQYEKGGWDTPEGLDLNRRKELQATCFGGMTLAPLSHGAVPGDVISVALTDAGNRGDYPIYPNRDHGAPEKNAAWVNHGFKNNETSACNTWVASAADVS, from the coding sequence ATGCCCGCGCCGCTGCACCACCAACAGCCCCAGCAGCCCCAGCAGTGGCCCGCCCAGCAGCCCCCGCCCGGCCCGCCGTCCTGGCCCGGTCAACCGCCCGTGATGCCGCCGCCGATGGCCGCGCCGCAGCAGCACCCGATGTCCCCGCAGCAGCACCCGGCGGGCCCGCCGCAACTGCCGCCGATGGCCCCGCCCCAGCCGCCGCCCGCCGCCTGGGGTCCGCCGCCCGGACCGCCCCCGGGCTGGGGCCCGGCGCCCATGCCGTACCCGCCGCTGCCCCGGCAGAAGAGCAAGGGCCCGCTGGTGGCCGTGCTGGTCGTCGGCTTCCTCGTGCTGAGCGTGGCGGCGATCGGCATCATCGCCGCGAACCGCGGCTCCAAGAGCACGAGCGACTCGGCCAACGCCGGGTACGACAGCTACACCTACACGCCCGAACCCACCACCACGACCACCACGACGACGTCCGAGACGGAGACCAGCAGCAGGCGGTCCGCGTCGACCAGCACGCCGAAGGCCGGCCCGAAGGCCGTCATCGCGCTGGGCGACAACCCGATCCACGCCGCCGGCCTCGGCGCGTTCAACATCGACGGCTGCGCCCTGCCGGCGATGGACTACTCGCCCGCGGGCCAGGACCGGTTCCTCCGGGCCTCGCTGCCGTGCATCGAGTCGATGTGGAAACCGTCGTTCGAGCGCGCGAACCTGCCCTACCAGCCGGTGGAGCTGGTCATGGTGACGTCCCAGATCACCAACACGTGTGGCTCCATGGGCCCCGACCGCACGGCCATGTACTGCGACGGCACCATCTACTGGACGCCGAACCACTACGCGAACGAACAGGGTTCGGCGAACCCCAACCACCCGGGCAAGTACCTGGGGCAGCTCGCGCACGAGTACGGCCACCACATCCAGTGGCTGTCCGGCATCCTGCGGGCGTCCAGCCAGGCGCAGTACGAGAAGGGCGGCTGGGACACCCCCGAGGGGCTCGACCTGAACCGCCGCAAGGAGCTGCAGGCCACCTGCTTCGGCGGGATGACGCTCGCGCCCCTGTCGCACGGCGCGGTGCCCGGCGACGTCATCTCGGTGGCCCTGACGGACGCCGGGAACCGGGGCGACTACCCGATCTACCCCAACCGGGACCACGGCGCGCCCGAGAAGAACGCCGCCTGGGTCAACCACGGGTTCAAAAACAACGAGACCAGCGCGTGCAACACTTGGGTGGCGAGCGCGGCGGACGTCAGCTGA
- a CDS encoding neutral zinc metallopeptidase has product MHTPEEPKNNPIVLIGVFSLIVLCVLGLGGITQLETSRRIHGRAVAAPGATVAQSTETEPPRPRAVHRLADHPLLTESVRLPAVACALPGFGVSDAQLSAYYKAGVVCLDQAWRPVLEQANLPFDPPALDTSPDLTEGPCGSAPAESEAVAYYCGRNRTIYMPTRRLRDNGGGERAGSHLATLAHEYGHHVQALTGMLRAADGKIVDAGEETPAGLEMSRRIELQANCFAGMFLVAASGSIGSGLAQEAADDFQYAVEEPPEKNAHGSPDNQSEWASQGFTTGVTSSCNTYAAPAAAVA; this is encoded by the coding sequence GTGCACACGCCCGAGGAGCCCAAGAACAACCCGATCGTCCTCATCGGCGTGTTCTCGTTGATCGTGTTGTGCGTGCTGGGCCTCGGCGGCATCACGCAGCTGGAGACGTCCCGCCGGATCCACGGCCGGGCGGTGGCCGCGCCGGGCGCGACGGTCGCCCAGTCCACCGAGACGGAGCCCCCGCGGCCGCGCGCCGTGCACCGGCTGGCCGACCACCCGCTGCTCACGGAGTCGGTGCGGCTGCCCGCGGTGGCGTGCGCGTTGCCGGGGTTCGGGGTGTCGGACGCGCAGCTGTCGGCGTACTACAAGGCGGGCGTGGTGTGCCTGGACCAGGCGTGGCGGCCCGTGCTGGAGCAGGCGAACCTGCCGTTCGACCCGCCCGCGCTGGACACGTCGCCGGACCTGACCGAGGGACCGTGCGGCTCGGCGCCCGCGGAGAGTGAAGCGGTCGCGTACTACTGCGGGCGCAACAGGACCATCTACATGCCCACGCGGCGGCTGCGCGACAACGGCGGCGGAGAGCGCGCCGGATCGCACCTGGCGACGTTGGCGCACGAGTACGGGCACCACGTGCAGGCGTTGACGGGGATGCTGCGCGCGGCGGACGGCAAGATCGTCGACGCGGGCGAGGAGACGCCGGCGGGGCTGGAGATGTCGCGGCGGATCGAGCTTCAGGCCAACTGCTTCGCCGGGATGTTCCTGGTGGCGGCGTCCGGGTCGATCGGGTCCGGGTTGGCGCAGGAGGCGGCGGACGACTTCCAGTACGCCGTGGAGGAGCCGCCGGAGAAGAACGCCCACGGCAGCCCGGACAACCAGTCGGAGTGGGCGTCGCAGGGCTTCACGACCGGCGTGACGTCGTCGTGCAACACCTATGCGGCGCCGGCGGCGGCCGTCGCCTGA
- a CDS encoding response regulator transcription factor has translation MSTAARVLVIEDAEAIGAAVSSALRDAGYQVQVRPDGRDLEGDLVRFRPDLVVLDVMLPGRDGFMLLEVIRRTCGAGVVMLTARDGVSDRLRGLDQGADDYVVKPFVLAELVARVSAVLRRLGRTPSTVQIGDLVVDADSAVVLRGDAPVELTATELRLLRYLAAQRGRVVGKTQILTAVWGYEDYDPNLVEVHVSALRRKLEEHGPRLLHTVRGLGYVLRADET, from the coding sequence GTGTCGACTGCTGCCAGGGTGCTGGTGATCGAGGACGCGGAGGCGATCGGCGCCGCGGTGAGTTCCGCCTTGCGGGACGCGGGTTACCAGGTGCAGGTCCGGCCGGACGGTCGTGACCTGGAGGGCGACCTGGTCCGGTTCCGGCCGGACCTGGTGGTGCTCGACGTGATGCTGCCCGGCCGGGACGGCTTCATGCTCCTGGAAGTCATCCGGCGGACGTGCGGGGCCGGGGTGGTGATGCTGACCGCCCGGGACGGGGTGTCCGACCGGCTGCGCGGGCTCGACCAGGGCGCGGACGACTACGTGGTCAAGCCGTTCGTGCTGGCCGAGCTGGTCGCCCGGGTGAGCGCGGTGCTGCGGCGGCTGGGTCGGACGCCGTCGACCGTGCAGATCGGCGACCTGGTGGTGGACGCCGACTCGGCGGTCGTGCTGCGGGGTGACGCGCCGGTCGAGTTGACCGCCACCGAACTGCGCCTGCTGCGGTACCTGGCCGCGCAGCGCGGGCGGGTGGTGGGCAAGACGCAGATCCTCACTGCGGTGTGGGGCTACGAGGACTACGACCCGAACCTGGTCGAGGTCCACGTCAGCGCCCTGCGCCGCAAACTGGAGGAGCACGGGCCGCGGTTGCTGCACACCGTGCGCGGGCTGGGCTACGTGCTCAGAGCGGACGAGACGTGA
- a CDS encoding sensor histidine kinase, producing the protein MSLRTVSLRRRVTLSAIGVLGVVLIGVVLLVDALFAAQSKRDVDTALLEKARVAQQLVKQRVRGAELANRLEGRGVEVWLVMPDGTGFGNKPDEEVANEVSRQLIDGSKITVYAETAVITAAQTRLRRLLLLAGIGALAVTIGAMLLVVRRALAPLDAMTTLARSIARGNRGYRLNPSRADNELGRTAAAFDDMLDSLEGSEERTKRFVADAAHELRTPIAGVQAVAEALMQTASAEERERLNLLLVRESRRAGRLVDDLLALARIEAGLELHRERVDLLALAEAEVARTRLLAPDFDIVAEGEPAFVSGDPQRLAQVLANLADNARQATGPSGRVRLRVSRVGSFALLVVTDNGPGVPPEDRERIFDRLVRLDEARDQRSGGSGLGLPIARGIARAHGGELSCIDPDQAATATATPDMDLAPPAPVAGPEAEAEAEKQGQGGVPPTAAAAPQVGGPPGAGAGRQGGELGEVGGGGRRGDSVGAAFEVRIPLAE; encoded by the coding sequence GTGAGCCTGCGGACCGTCTCGCTGCGCCGACGGGTGACGCTGTCCGCGATCGGGGTGCTCGGCGTCGTGCTGATCGGCGTCGTGCTGCTGGTGGACGCGCTGTTCGCGGCGCAGTCCAAGCGGGACGTCGACACCGCGCTGCTGGAGAAGGCGCGGGTGGCGCAGCAGCTGGTCAAGCAGCGGGTGCGCGGGGCGGAACTGGCGAACCGGCTCGAAGGCCGGGGCGTGGAGGTCTGGCTGGTCATGCCGGACGGGACGGGGTTCGGGAACAAGCCGGACGAGGAGGTGGCGAACGAAGTCAGCCGGCAGTTGATCGACGGGTCGAAGATCACGGTGTACGCGGAGACCGCGGTGATCACGGCGGCGCAGACCAGGCTGCGGCGGTTGCTGCTGCTGGCCGGGATCGGCGCGCTGGCCGTGACGATCGGGGCGATGCTGCTGGTGGTCCGGCGGGCGTTGGCGCCGTTGGACGCGATGACCACGCTGGCCCGGTCGATCGCGCGCGGCAACCGCGGGTACCGGCTCAACCCGTCGCGGGCGGACAACGAACTCGGTCGGACGGCCGCCGCGTTCGACGACATGCTGGACTCGTTGGAGGGATCGGAGGAGCGGACGAAACGGTTCGTGGCCGACGCGGCGCACGAGCTGAGGACACCCATCGCGGGCGTGCAGGCGGTCGCGGAAGCGCTGATGCAGACCGCCAGTGCCGAGGAGCGGGAGCGGCTGAACCTGCTGCTGGTGCGCGAGTCGCGGCGGGCCGGGCGGCTGGTCGACGACCTGCTGGCGCTGGCACGCATCGAAGCCGGTCTCGAACTGCACCGGGAACGGGTCGACCTGCTCGCGCTGGCCGAGGCCGAGGTGGCGCGGACGCGGTTGCTCGCGCCGGACTTCGACATCGTCGCGGAGGGCGAGCCGGCGTTCGTCTCAGGCGACCCGCAGCGGTTGGCCCAGGTGTTGGCGAACCTGGCCGACAACGCCCGCCAGGCCACCGGCCCGTCGGGCAGGGTGCGGCTGCGCGTGTCCAGGGTGGGCAGCTTCGCCCTGCTGGTCGTGACCGACAACGGTCCGGGCGTGCCGCCGGAGGACAGGGAACGCATCTTCGACCGGCTGGTGCGCCTGGACGAGGCCAGGGACCAGCGCTCCGGCGGCTCGGGCCTGGGACTCCCGATCGCCCGCGGTATCGCGCGCGCCCACGGCGGCGAGCTGTCCTGCATCGACCCCGACCAAGCCGCCACCGCCACCGCCACACCGGACATGGACCTGGCACCGCCCGCTCCAGTCGCCGGTCCGGAGGCTGAGGCTGAGGCGGAGAAGCAGGGGCAGGGCGGCGTGCCACCCACCGCAGCCGCCGCTCCGCAGGTCGGCGGGCCGCCTGGGGCGGGCGCTGGTCGGCAGGGCGGGGAGCTGGGCGAGGTGGGTGGAGGCGGTCGGAGGGGTGATTCGGTCGGGGCCGCGTTCGAGGTGCGGATTCCGTTGGCCGAATGA
- a CDS encoding potassium channel family protein — protein MIRRINPGEPLAERPGHSLVGVVRMPDTVQSPVRAILKRVVGALGALAAAVLIVYIDRDGYRDVNGDGLSLLDAVYYATVSLSTTGYGDIAPASSSARLVNVLVITPLRVLFLIVLVGTTLEVLTERSRQALRIQKWRIKVRDHVVVIGYGTKGRSAVSALLGDGAEPGSIVVVDTTQEALDAASAIGLVTVHGSGTSNDVLRVAGVARARAVVVAANRDDTAVLVTLTARELAPKAQIVASVRERENEHLLRQSGADSVVVSSETAGRLLGMATATPSVVDMVEDLLTPDAGLAIAERDVEPSEIGGSPRHLPDIVLGVVRDGTLYRVDAPEADAVEAGDRLLYIKKVTPPREA, from the coding sequence ATGATCCGCCGCATCAACCCGGGCGAGCCGCTGGCCGAACGGCCCGGCCACTCGCTCGTCGGCGTGGTCAGGATGCCGGACACGGTGCAGAGCCCGGTCCGCGCGATCCTGAAGCGGGTGGTCGGTGCTCTGGGCGCGCTCGCGGCGGCCGTGCTGATCGTCTACATCGACCGCGACGGCTACCGTGACGTCAACGGGGACGGCCTGTCCCTTCTGGACGCGGTGTACTACGCGACCGTGTCGCTGTCGACCACCGGGTACGGAGACATCGCCCCGGCCAGTTCGTCGGCGCGGCTGGTCAACGTCCTGGTGATCACCCCCCTGCGAGTGCTCTTCCTGATCGTCCTGGTCGGCACGACCCTCGAAGTGCTCACCGAGCGTTCGCGGCAGGCGCTGCGCATCCAGAAGTGGAGGATCAAGGTGCGGGACCACGTCGTCGTCATCGGGTACGGCACGAAGGGCCGGTCCGCCGTGAGCGCCCTGCTGGGCGACGGCGCCGAGCCGGGCTCGATCGTCGTGGTCGACACCACCCAGGAGGCCTTGGACGCCGCGTCCGCCATCGGCCTGGTCACCGTCCACGGCTCCGGCACCAGCAACGACGTCCTGCGCGTGGCCGGCGTCGCCCGCGCCCGTGCCGTGGTCGTCGCCGCGAACCGCGACGACACCGCCGTCCTGGTCACCCTCACCGCCCGCGAGCTGGCGCCGAAGGCGCAGATCGTCGCTTCGGTGCGGGAGCGGGAGAACGAACACCTGCTGCGCCAGTCCGGCGCGGACTCGGTGGTGGTCTCCAGCGAGACGGCGGGCAGGCTCCTCGGGATGGCCACCGCCACCCCGTCCGTGGTCGACATGGTGGAGGACCTGCTGACCCCGGACGCGGGCCTGGCCATCGCCGAGCGGGACGTGGAGCCGTCGGAGATCGGCGGGTCGCCTCGCCACCTGCCGGACATCGTGCTGGGCGTGGTGCGCGACGGCACCCTCTACCGGGTGGACGCCCCGGAAGCCGACGCCGTCGAAGCGGGCGACCGCCTCCTCTACATCAAGAAGGTCACCCCACCCCGCGAAGCCTGA
- a CDS encoding M20/M25/M40 family metallo-hydrolase, whose protein sequence is MSGDPENPGQPERAAVAAFADDFLIGLREWLAIPSIGADPAHHGDVAASAHWLADALRRDGWPDVRVWDEGPALPAVYACRPAADPEAPTVLVYGHHDVQPVDPVEQWHHPPFEATVIGEELVGRGASDDKGQVAMHLLGVRAHLAATGAAQPSVTVKLFVEGEEESGSPHLTRLLDEHRDDLACDLVVFTDTPLYGRDAPTVCTGQRGVYGAEVVFTGGRSDVHSGRAGGSVPNPATAIARLVAALHDEDGRVQLRDFYADVTEPTAAERADYAALPFDEAEWLANAGGARGLAGEPGWSTLERVWVRPTAEVNGIEGGYTGPGLKTIVPARASVKLSFRLVPDQRPERVADALREFVARHTPAGLHAEVIARGDGVPPYAVDVSHPAVEAVRDAVQAAFDQPVRFSRTGGSGPAALLHEWLGVPVVYLGATLPDDRIHAPNERVVVPLLLRGAEAAARLWRLLPERLS, encoded by the coding sequence GTGAGCGGTGATCCCGAAAATCCCGGACAGCCCGAGCGGGCGGCCGTCGCCGCGTTCGCCGACGACTTCCTCATCGGCCTGCGCGAGTGGCTGGCCATCCCGTCGATCGGCGCCGACCCGGCCCACCACGGCGACGTGGCCGCTTCCGCGCACTGGCTGGCCGACGCGCTGCGCCGCGACGGGTGGCCCGACGTGCGGGTCTGGGACGAGGGACCGGCACTGCCCGCCGTGTACGCCTGCCGGCCCGCCGCCGATCCCGAAGCGCCGACCGTGCTCGTCTACGGCCACCACGACGTGCAGCCGGTCGACCCGGTCGAGCAGTGGCACCACCCCCCGTTCGAGGCGACGGTGATCGGCGAGGAGCTGGTCGGGCGTGGCGCCAGCGACGACAAGGGCCAGGTCGCGATGCACCTGCTCGGCGTGCGGGCGCACCTCGCGGCGACCGGCGCGGCACAGCCCTCGGTGACGGTGAAGCTGTTCGTGGAGGGCGAGGAGGAGTCCGGCTCGCCGCACCTCACCCGGCTGCTCGACGAGCACCGCGACGACCTCGCGTGCGACCTCGTGGTGTTCACCGACACCCCGCTGTACGGGCGTGACGCGCCGACCGTGTGCACCGGTCAGCGGGGGGTGTACGGGGCGGAGGTCGTGTTCACCGGCGGGAGGTCCGACGTGCACTCCGGGCGGGCCGGCGGCAGCGTGCCGAACCCGGCGACGGCGATCGCGCGGCTCGTCGCGGCGCTGCACGACGAGGACGGGCGCGTCCAGCTGCGCGACTTCTACGCCGATGTGACCGAACCCACCGCCGCCGAACGCGCCGACTACGCGGCGTTGCCGTTCGACGAGGCGGAGTGGCTGGCGAACGCCGGCGGAGCCCGAGGCCTGGCCGGCGAACCCGGCTGGTCGACCCTCGAACGGGTCTGGGTGCGGCCCACGGCGGAGGTCAACGGCATCGAGGGCGGCTACACCGGGCCGGGGCTGAAGACGATCGTGCCCGCGCGGGCGTCGGTGAAGCTGTCGTTCCGGCTCGTGCCCGACCAGCGGCCGGAACGGGTGGCGGACGCGCTGCGCGAGTTCGTGGCCCGGCACACCCCGGCCGGGCTGCACGCCGAGGTGATCGCGCGCGGTGACGGCGTGCCGCCCTACGCGGTGGACGTCTCCCACCCGGCCGTGGAGGCGGTGCGCGACGCCGTGCAGGCCGCGTTCGACCAGCCCGTGCGGTTCAGCCGGACAGGTGGCTCCGGTCCGGCGGCGTTGCTGCACGAGTGGCTCGGTGTGCCGGTCGTGTACCTCGGCGCGACGTTGCCGGATGATCGGATCCACGCGCCCAACGAGCGCGTCGTCGTGCCGCTGCTGCTCCGCGGCGCCGAGGCCGCCGCCCGGTTGTGGCGGCTACTCCCGGAGAGGCTGTCATGA
- a CDS encoding DoxX family protein → MEPTRSRSRSALALAGLLGVAGVTHFAKPKPYDAIVPRALPGKPRTWTYLSGVAELALAATVAVPRTRGVGGKLAAGFFAAVFPANVKMAYDLRAKSPRVKAVAYGRLPLQVPLILWALRVGRSTP, encoded by the coding sequence ATGGAACCCACTCGTTCCCGTTCCCGGTCGGCGCTCGCGCTGGCCGGGCTGCTCGGCGTCGCGGGTGTCACGCACTTCGCCAAGCCGAAGCCCTACGACGCGATCGTGCCGCGCGCGCTGCCCGGCAAGCCCCGGACCTGGACGTACCTGTCCGGGGTCGCCGAGTTGGCGCTGGCGGCGACGGTGGCCGTGCCGCGCACGCGGGGTGTCGGCGGGAAGTTGGCGGCCGGATTCTTCGCGGCGGTGTTCCCGGCCAACGTCAAGATGGCCTACGACCTGCGGGCGAAGTCACCCAGGGTGAAGGCCGTCGCGTACGGGCGGTTGCCGTTGCAGGTGCCGCTGATCCTGTGGGCCTTGCGCGTGGGACGCTCAACTCCCTGA